In Micromonospora sp. WMMA1363, a genomic segment contains:
- the npdG gene encoding NADPH-dependent F420 reductase: protein MAYDASNLPDVSGLTVGVVGGTGDQGRGLAYRFARAGHTVLIGSRAAERAARSAEEIAGLPGVAAGASVSGAGNDEVARRSDVVIIAVPWDGHAATVASLAEALAGKIVVDCVNPLGFDRQGPYALPVEEGSAVQQAAALLPDSRVCAAFNHVSAPLLADPEIDRIELDVLICTEDRELVDIVGALAARIPGMRGIYAGRLRNAHQVEALTANLIAINKRYKAHAGIRVTDL, encoded by the coding sequence ATGGCATACGACGCGAGCAACCTGCCCGACGTGTCCGGGCTCACCGTCGGCGTTGTCGGTGGCACCGGCGACCAGGGGCGGGGGCTTGCCTACCGGTTCGCCCGGGCCGGTCATACGGTGCTGATCGGGTCTCGTGCTGCCGAGCGGGCCGCCCGATCCGCCGAGGAGATCGCCGGCCTGCCCGGAGTCGCCGCCGGCGCCAGCGTCTCCGGAGCCGGCAACGACGAGGTCGCCCGGCGCAGTGACGTGGTCATCATCGCGGTGCCGTGGGATGGACACGCCGCCACCGTGGCCTCGCTCGCCGAGGCCCTCGCCGGCAAGATCGTGGTGGACTGCGTCAATCCGCTGGGCTTCGACCGGCAGGGCCCGTACGCTCTGCCCGTCGAGGAGGGCAGCGCTGTCCAGCAGGCCGCGGCGCTGCTGCCCGACTCGCGGGTGTGCGCCGCGTTCAACCACGTGAGCGCCCCGTTGTTGGCCGACCCGGAGATCGACCGGATCGAGCTGGACGTACTGATCTGCACCGAGGACCGGGAACTCGTCGACATCGTCGGCGCTCTCGCCGCCCGGATCCCCGGGATGCGCGGCATCTACGCCGGTCGCCTCCGTAACGCCCATCAGGTCGAGGCGCTCACCGCGAACCTGATCGCCATCAACAAGCGCTACAAGGCCCACGCCGGCATCCGCGTCACCGATCTCTGA
- a CDS encoding M48 family metallopeptidase — protein sequence MIDTTVTGGACPRCGTATVSPLHTVPWCPACEWNLEAYDAERIGPLFGWRWLDRRVHDIGYRMTRRQFDRLLGRPLGATGAGAATIVTAAASGLLFLGVVALAVTGLWLLVAFPFPGPSLLVAVPLLALAVGLRPRFGRLDPHADVLRRDRTPELFALVDEVAQAVGAPAPDVVAVNDELNAYAATVGFRRRRVLCLGLPYWGSLAPQERVALLGHEFGHFVNGDPRRMLLTQPAFTTLGSAADLLRPAPSTAPGFIEMVGTALGWIIQYPLSRLLFALHAVLVCVALRDIQRAEYLADEMSAKAAGTAAATDLLDATLRVESMALAVRREARAGHGPQRWQAAVAESWAANADQLPRLRQLSAREEASLFSSHPPTGLRQLMLDGAKRHEPAVVLTEDRSARIDTELAREYEAVRRTLAW from the coding sequence ATGATCGACACGACGGTCACCGGCGGGGCGTGCCCGCGGTGCGGCACCGCCACGGTCTCTCCGCTCCACACCGTGCCATGGTGCCCGGCCTGTGAGTGGAACCTCGAAGCGTACGACGCTGAGCGCATCGGCCCGCTCTTCGGCTGGCGGTGGCTGGACCGGCGAGTCCACGACATCGGGTACCGGATGACCCGTCGCCAGTTCGACCGACTGCTGGGGAGACCGCTGGGCGCCACCGGCGCCGGAGCGGCCACCATCGTCACCGCCGCCGCCTCAGGGCTACTGTTCCTCGGCGTGGTGGCCCTCGCTGTCACCGGGCTCTGGTTGCTCGTCGCCTTTCCCTTCCCGGGCCCGTCGCTTCTGGTGGCGGTGCCGCTGCTCGCCCTCGCCGTCGGGCTGCGGCCCCGCTTCGGTCGGCTCGACCCGCACGCTGACGTCCTACGCCGGGACCGGACACCAGAGCTGTTCGCCCTGGTCGACGAGGTGGCACAGGCGGTGGGGGCGCCGGCTCCCGACGTGGTTGCCGTCAACGACGAGCTGAACGCGTACGCGGCGACGGTGGGCTTCCGCCGCCGCCGGGTGCTGTGTCTCGGGCTGCCGTACTGGGGATCCCTCGCACCGCAGGAACGCGTCGCCCTGCTCGGGCACGAGTTCGGCCACTTCGTCAACGGCGACCCGCGGCGGATGCTGCTCACCCAACCGGCGTTCACCACCCTCGGCTCAGCGGCGGATCTGCTCCGCCCCGCGCCGTCGACCGCACCCGGTTTCATCGAGATGGTCGGAACGGCCCTCGGGTGGATCATCCAGTACCCGCTGTCCCGCCTGCTGTTCGCGCTGCATGCGGTGCTCGTGTGCGTCGCGCTGCGGGACATTCAACGGGCCGAATACCTGGCCGACGAGATGTCCGCGAAGGCAGCGGGGACGGCGGCCGCGACAGACCTGCTGGATGCCACACTGCGGGTCGAGTCGATGGCGCTCGCCGTGCGCCGGGAGGCCCGGGCGGGGCACGGGCCCCAGCGGTGGCAGGCGGCGGTCGCCGAGTCGTGGGCGGCCAACGCCGACCAGCTGCCGCGGTTACGCCAGTTGTCGGCGCGCGAGGAGGCCTCGCTGTTCTCCTCCCATCCGCCCACCGGTCTGCGCCAGCTGATGCTCGACGGCGCGAAGCGGCACGAACCGGCGGTGGTGCTCACCGAGGACCGGTCGGCCCGCATCGACACGGAGCTGGCCAGGGAGTACGAGGCCGTCCGCCGGACCTTGGCCTGGTGA
- a CDS encoding AraC family transcriptional regulator, producing the protein MLERLNQVMDHIERHLDQPVDVAELARIVATSEYHLRRLFSALAGIGLSEYVRRRRLTVAAAEVVAGERTLLDIAVRHGYGSAEAFARAFQAVHRVGPGEARRTGAKLRAQPRMSFRLTVEGSSSMEYRIVEKGSFQLVGRRARVPLVHEGMNPAIVEFVRSIDPATAGRLEALSDQEPRGIVNASADVAADRAEGTELDYWHGVVTGADAPEDLDGVAVPAGTWAVFATSGPFPQAVQYLWRDVFTQWFPSNPYRSRPGPEISRTRISVDGGTADAELWIPVERVVG; encoded by the coding sequence GTGCTGGAACGGCTCAACCAGGTCATGGACCACATCGAGCGGCATCTCGACCAACCGGTCGACGTGGCCGAGCTGGCGCGAATCGTCGCGACATCGGAGTACCACCTGCGGCGGCTGTTCTCCGCGCTCGCCGGGATCGGCCTGTCCGAGTACGTCCGGCGCCGGCGGCTGACCGTCGCGGCGGCGGAGGTGGTCGCGGGAGAGCGGACGCTGCTCGACATCGCGGTCCGGCACGGTTACGGCTCGGCGGAGGCGTTCGCCCGGGCGTTCCAGGCCGTCCACCGGGTGGGTCCGGGCGAGGCCCGGCGTACGGGGGCCAAGCTGCGCGCCCAGCCTCGGATGTCCTTCCGTCTCACCGTCGAAGGGAGTAGCAGCATGGAGTACCGGATCGTCGAGAAGGGCAGCTTCCAGCTGGTGGGCCGCCGGGCCCGGGTGCCGCTGGTGCACGAGGGGATGAACCCGGCGATCGTCGAGTTCGTCCGAAGCATCGACCCGGCGACGGCGGGTCGGCTGGAGGCACTGTCCGACCAGGAACCACGGGGCATCGTCAACGCCAGCGCCGACGTCGCCGCGGACCGGGCGGAGGGCACCGAGCTGGACTACTGGCACGGCGTGGTGACCGGCGCGGACGCACCGGAGGACCTGGACGGGGTGGCCGTGCCGGCCGGCACCTGGGCGGTCTTCGCCACCTCCGGGCCGTTCCCACAGGCCGTCCAGTACCTGTGGCGGGACGTGTTCACCCAGTGGTTTCCGTCCAACCCGTATCGCAGCCGTCCGGGGCCGGAGATTTCTCGTACCCGGATCTCGGTCGACGGCGGGACCGCCGACGCCGAGCTGTGGATCCCGGTGGAGCGGGTGGTGGGCTGA
- a CDS encoding dihydrofolate reductase family protein, protein MRNLVYTGFMSLDGVVDSPGGGPGEEHRSGGWVVKDLEFVPEAWSLKGEELTDTTALMFGRRSYEAFAPVWPGSEDHAGYQRLPKYVVSTTLSDDTLVNGWGPTTILRSTQDVAALKKGEGGAIFIHGSAELARRLSDAGLIDQYNLLVFPVLLGAGKSLFGRADRDKQMLTLRESDSYSNGILKLVYDIKR, encoded by the coding sequence ATGCGTAACCTGGTCTACACCGGTTTCATGTCGCTCGACGGCGTCGTCGACTCGCCTGGCGGTGGGCCGGGGGAGGAGCATCGCAGCGGCGGTTGGGTGGTCAAGGACCTCGAGTTCGTCCCGGAAGCCTGGTCGCTGAAGGGCGAGGAGCTCACCGACACGACGGCGCTGATGTTCGGCCGCCGCAGCTACGAGGCGTTCGCGCCGGTCTGGCCCGGCTCGGAGGACCACGCCGGCTACCAGAGGCTGCCCAAGTATGTGGTGTCGACCACGCTGTCTGACGACACCCTCGTCAACGGGTGGGGACCGACGACGATCCTGCGCTCGACCCAGGACGTCGCCGCGCTCAAGAAGGGCGAGGGCGGTGCGATCTTCATCCACGGGAGCGCGGAGCTGGCCCGGCGGCTGTCGGACGCGGGTCTGATCGACCAGTACAACCTGCTTGTCTTCCCTGTGCTGCTAGGTGCCGGGAAGAGCCTGTTCGGCCGCGCCGACCGAGACAAGCAGATGCTGACGCTGCGGGAGTCGGACAGCTACTCGAACGGGATCCTGAAGCTGGTCTACGACATCAAGCGCTGA